The following proteins are encoded in a genomic region of Dioscorea cayenensis subsp. rotundata cultivar TDr96_F1 chromosome 8, TDr96_F1_v2_PseudoChromosome.rev07_lg8_w22 25.fasta, whole genome shotgun sequence:
- the LOC120266736 gene encoding CCR4-NOT transcription complex subunit 3 isoform X3 yields MGASRKLQGEIDRVLKKVQEGVDVFDSIWNKVYDTENANQKEKFEADLKKEIKKLQRYRDQIKTWIQSSEIKDKKVSASYEQALMDARKLIEKEMERFKVCEKETKTKAFSKEGLGQQPKTDPKEKAKSETRDWLNNVVGDLESQIDNFEAEVEGLSVKKGKTRPPRLTHLETSISRHKAHVMKLELILRLLDNDELSTDQVNDLKEFLEDYVERNQEDFHEFDDVDEFYSSLPLDKVEALEDLVTLGPSSLVKGVGAVSTSTAVGLKNSIATSSTQLPDQGEETSSQDGTDIAPRTPPTKTGGAGSSISAVSPISVSGIPVGPNLTATATVSTRPSVSGLTAATILSAPVTVRAVTENPATNVPSSVAIANTGKEEDTINFPGRKPSPAIPEALPRGINRAVSSQPSINSAMSLGSAGGISSAGTVGLVPPAADVAKRNILSVDDRIASGGLSQSMGSPLNNRMMLPQVPKTSDGTASTDSNNVSEGAVLGGRVFGVQWRPQTGNSFPSQNEMGQFRGRPEIAPDQREKFLQKLQQVQQQGHSNLLGAPILPGASHKQFTAQQQNSLLQQFNSQSPLSPQMGLGLGVQSSGLSTVVSSPQQQQSPIHQQSTQHPLISSVSKDAVEEQQQLQSFPDDMTTESGSSSALNKIINDDDLKTPFMATGSTSIMEGNRLPRDTDLSPGQPVQPGQPSASLGVIGRRSAPDLGAIGDNLSGSVGNFGGMHDQIYNMQMLEAAYGKLPQPRDSERVKSYIPKHPADTPASYPQVQAPIMDNPAFWERLGVEPYGTDTLFFAFYYQQNTYQQFLAARELKRQSWRFHRKYNTWFQRHEEPKVTNDEFERGTYVYFDFHIPEDTTTQGWCQRIKTEFTFEYNYLEDELVVV; encoded by the exons ATGGGAGCCAGCCGAAAACTCCAGGGAGAGATTGATCGGGTACTCAAGAAGGTCCAGGAGGGCGTTGATGTCTTCGATAGTATCTGGAACAAG GTTTACGACACCGAGAACGCGAATCAGAAGGAGAAATTTGAGGCGGATCTGAAGAAGGAGATTAAGAAGCTCCAGAGATATCGAGaccagataaaaacatggatCCAGTCGAgcgagataaaagataaaaaa GTTAGTGCCTCTTATGAGCAGGCTCTCATGGATGCTCGCAAGCTTATTGAGAAAGAAATGGAAAGATTTAAAGTATGTGAGAAGGAGACTAAAACAAAAGCCTTTTCAAAAGAAGGCTTAGGCCAACAACCCAAAACT GATCCAAAAGAGAAGGCGAAATCGGAGACAAGGGATTGGTTGAATAATGTG GTTGGAGATCTGGAAAGTCAGATTGATAACTTTGAAGCAGAGGTTGAAGGGTTATCTGTGAAGAAAGGGAAGACAAGGCCACCTCGATTG ACTCACCTGGAGACATCTATTTCCCGTCATAAGGCACATGTAATGAAGCTGGAGTTGATTTTAAGACTACTAGATAATGATGAATTAAGTACTGACCAAGTTAATGATCTTAAAGAATTTCTGGAAGATTACGTTGAACGCAATCAG GAGGATTTTCATGAGTTTGATGACGTTGATGAGTTCTATAGCTCTTTGCCATTGGACAAGGTGGAAGCACTTGAGGATCTAGTGACACTCGGTCCATCTAGTCTTGTTAAG GGAGTTGGTGCTGTTTCCACTTCTACGGCAGTAGGTTTGAAGAACTCTATAGCAACATCATCAACTCAGTTACCT GACCAAGGTGAAGAAACATCTTCTCAAGATGGTACTGACATTGCTCCCAGAACACCACCAACAAAAACTGGTGGTGCGGGATCTTCCATATCAGCAGTTTCGCCAATTTCTGTCTCTGGAATTCCAGTGGGACCTAACTTGACTGCAACTGCTACTGTCTCTACACGCCCATCAGTCAGTGGCCTAACAGCAGCAACAATTCTTTCTGCTCCAGTAACTGTTCGTGCTGTCACAGAGAATCCTGCCACCAATGTTCCTTCATCAGTTGCCATTGCTAATACAGGGAAGGAGGAGGATACCATAAATTTTCCTGGTCGTAAGCCATCTCCAGCCATCCCTGAGGCATTGCCGAGAGGCATCAACAGAGCTGTCTCCAGCCAACCTTCGATTAATTCTGCTATGAGTTTGGGTTCTGCTGGTGGTATCTCAAGTGCTGGGACTGTTGGTTTAGTTCCACCTGCAGCAGATGTTGCTAAGAGAAATATTTTAAGTGTTGATGACAGAATTGCAAGCGGTGGTCTTTCCCAGTCAATGGGTTCTCCTCTAAATAACAGAATGATGTTACCGCAGGTTCCCAAAACAAGTGATGGAACTGCTTCAACTGATTCTAATAATGTTAGTGAAGGTGCTGTTCTTGGTGGAAGGGTCTTTGGTGTTCAGTGGAGACCTCAAACTGGCAATTCATTTCCAAGCCAAAATGAAATG GGTCAGTTTCGTGGAAGACCTGAGATTGCTCCTGATCAGAGGGAGAAGTTTCTTCAGAAGCTCCAACAAGTACAACAGCAAGGTCATAGTAACCTTCTTGGTGCACCAATTCTTCCTGGTGCAAGTCACAAGCAATTTACCGCACAACAACAAAATTCACTCTTACAGCAG TTCAATTCTCAAAGTCCTCTTTCACCTCAAATGGGACTAGGACTAGGAGTTCAGTCATCAGGTCTCTCTACCGTTGTATCTTCTCCACAACAACAGCAATCGCCCATCCATCAACAATCAACCCAGCATCCTTTGATCTCAAGTGTATCAAAAGACGCAG TTGAGGAGCAGCAGCAGCTACAAAGCTTTCCTGATGACATGACCACAGAAAGTGGTTCAAGTTCTGCATTGAATAAGATTataaatgatgatgatttgAAAACACCATTTATG GCCACTGGATCTACCTCAATCATGGAAGGTAATCGATTACCTAGAGACACTGATCTCTCACCTGGCCAGCCTGTGCAACCTGGGCAGCCTTCAGCTAGTCTTGGTGTAATTGGTCGAAGAAGTGCTCCTGACCTTGGTGCAATTGGTGATAACCTTAGCGGATCAGTTGGAAATTTTGGAGGAATGCATGATCAGATTTATAACATGCAGATGCTTGAAGCTGCATATGGCAAACTGCCACAGCCGAGGGATTCAGAACGTGTAAAAAGCTACATACCA AAGCACCCTGCTGATACTCCTGCTAGCTATCCCCAAGTTCAGGCTCCAATTATGGACAATCCTGCTTTCTGGGAAAGATTGGGGGTTGAGCCATATGGCACAGATACTTTGTTCTTTGCATTTTATTATCAACAG AACACTTACCAGCAGTTTTTAGCCGCAAGAGAATTAAAAAGGCAATCATGGAGATTCCATAGGAAATATAACACTTGGTTTCAACGCCATGAGGAGCCAAAAGTTACAAATGATGAGTTTGAGAGAGGAACATATGTATACTTTGACTTCCATATTCCTGAAGATACGACAACACAAGGATG GTGTCAAAGAATCAAGACTGAGTTCACATTTGAGTACAATTACCTTGAAGACGAGCTTGTTGTTGTGTAG
- the LOC120267763 gene encoding uncharacterized protein LOC120267763, translating into MEISLRSCPTIRAPSPLISCHGLQVLRFQIGGKSPACFLNRSIFRRNSSRARSSSAAELHGSKSTLESLFCYDKAIPEEIIDKPVGLSLSKKEIGSNPPCIDCQEKGAILCATCSGSGLYVDSILESQGVIVKVRCLGCGGTGNIMCTRCGGRGHHGLN; encoded by the exons ATGGAGATATCCTTGAGGTCATGCCCCACCATTCGCGCGCCTTCACCTTTGATCTCATGCCACGGTTTGCAGGTTCTTCGGTTCCAGATCGGTGGGAAATCCCCCGCTTGCTTTCTTAATCGATCCATTTTTCGCCGAAATTCATCTCGG GCCAGATCAAGTTCTGCTGCTGAGTTGCATGGATCCAAGAGCACTCTTGAATCTTTATTCTGTTATGATAAAGCCATTCCAGAGGAGATAATTGATAAACCAGTTGGTTTGTCCCTGAGCAAAAAAGAAATAGGAAGCAATCCCCCCTGCATAGACTGTCAAGAAAAAGGTGCAATTCTGTGTGCCACTTGCTCAGGTTCTGGATTATATGTTGATTCAATTCTGGAGAGCCAAGGAGTCATTGTGAAAGTTAGGTGCCTAG GCTGTGGGGGAACTGGAAATATCATGTGTACAAGATGTGGAGGGCGAGGTCATCATGGTTTAAACTAA
- the LOC120266736 gene encoding CCR4-NOT transcription complex subunit 3 isoform X2, whose protein sequence is MGASRKLQGEIDRVLKKVQEGVDVFDSIWNKVYDTENANQKEKFEADLKKEIKKLQRYRDQIKTWIQSSEIKDKKALMDARKLIEKEMERFKVCEKETKTKAFSKEGLGQQPKTDPKEKAKSETRDWLNNVVGDLESQIDNFEAEVEGLSVKKGKTRPPRLTHLETSISRHKAHVMKLELILRLLDNDELSTDQVNDLKEFLEDYVERNQEDFHEFDDVDEFYSSLPLDKVEALEDLVTLGPSSLVKGVGAVSTSTAVGLKNSIATSSTQLPSSLSSASQQSTSSQDQGEETSSQDGTDIAPRTPPTKTGGAGSSISAVSPISVSGIPVGPNLTATATVSTRPSVSGLTAATILSAPVTVRAVTENPATNVPSSVAIANTGKEEDTINFPGRKPSPAIPEALPRGINRAVSSQPSINSAMSLGSAGGISSAGTVGLVPPAADVAKRNILSVDDRIASGGLSQSMGSPLNNRMMLPQVPKTSDGTASTDSNNVSEGAVLGGRVFGVQWRPQTGNSFPSQNEMGQFRGRPEIAPDQREKFLQKLQQVQQQGHSNLLGAPILPGASHKQFTAQQQNSLLQQFNSQSPLSPQMGLGLGVQSSGLSTVVSSPQQQQSPIHQQSTQHPLISSVSKDAVEEQQQLQSFPDDMTTESGSSSALNKIINDDDLKTPFMATGSTSIMEGNRLPRDTDLSPGQPVQPGQPSASLGVIGRRSAPDLGAIGDNLSGSVGNFGGMHDQIYNMQMLEAAYGKLPQPRDSERVKSYIPKHPADTPASYPQVQAPIMDNPAFWERLGVEPYGTDTLFFAFYYQQNTYQQFLAARELKRQSWRFHRKYNTWFQRHEEPKVTNDEFERGTYVYFDFHIPEDTTTQGWCQRIKTEFTFEYNYLEDELVVV, encoded by the exons ATGGGAGCCAGCCGAAAACTCCAGGGAGAGATTGATCGGGTACTCAAGAAGGTCCAGGAGGGCGTTGATGTCTTCGATAGTATCTGGAACAAG GTTTACGACACCGAGAACGCGAATCAGAAGGAGAAATTTGAGGCGGATCTGAAGAAGGAGATTAAGAAGCTCCAGAGATATCGAGaccagataaaaacatggatCCAGTCGAgcgagataaaagataaaaaa GCTCTCATGGATGCTCGCAAGCTTATTGAGAAAGAAATGGAAAGATTTAAAGTATGTGAGAAGGAGACTAAAACAAAAGCCTTTTCAAAAGAAGGCTTAGGCCAACAACCCAAAACT GATCCAAAAGAGAAGGCGAAATCGGAGACAAGGGATTGGTTGAATAATGTG GTTGGAGATCTGGAAAGTCAGATTGATAACTTTGAAGCAGAGGTTGAAGGGTTATCTGTGAAGAAAGGGAAGACAAGGCCACCTCGATTG ACTCACCTGGAGACATCTATTTCCCGTCATAAGGCACATGTAATGAAGCTGGAGTTGATTTTAAGACTACTAGATAATGATGAATTAAGTACTGACCAAGTTAATGATCTTAAAGAATTTCTGGAAGATTACGTTGAACGCAATCAG GAGGATTTTCATGAGTTTGATGACGTTGATGAGTTCTATAGCTCTTTGCCATTGGACAAGGTGGAAGCACTTGAGGATCTAGTGACACTCGGTCCATCTAGTCTTGTTAAG GGAGTTGGTGCTGTTTCCACTTCTACGGCAGTAGGTTTGAAGAACTCTATAGCAACATCATCAACTCAGTTACCT TCTTCTTTGTCATCAGCTTCTCAGCAGAGCACTTCTTCACAGGACCAAGGTGAAGAAACATCTTCTCAAGATGGTACTGACATTGCTCCCAGAACACCACCAACAAAAACTGGTGGTGCGGGATCTTCCATATCAGCAGTTTCGCCAATTTCTGTCTCTGGAATTCCAGTGGGACCTAACTTGACTGCAACTGCTACTGTCTCTACACGCCCATCAGTCAGTGGCCTAACAGCAGCAACAATTCTTTCTGCTCCAGTAACTGTTCGTGCTGTCACAGAGAATCCTGCCACCAATGTTCCTTCATCAGTTGCCATTGCTAATACAGGGAAGGAGGAGGATACCATAAATTTTCCTGGTCGTAAGCCATCTCCAGCCATCCCTGAGGCATTGCCGAGAGGCATCAACAGAGCTGTCTCCAGCCAACCTTCGATTAATTCTGCTATGAGTTTGGGTTCTGCTGGTGGTATCTCAAGTGCTGGGACTGTTGGTTTAGTTCCACCTGCAGCAGATGTTGCTAAGAGAAATATTTTAAGTGTTGATGACAGAATTGCAAGCGGTGGTCTTTCCCAGTCAATGGGTTCTCCTCTAAATAACAGAATGATGTTACCGCAGGTTCCCAAAACAAGTGATGGAACTGCTTCAACTGATTCTAATAATGTTAGTGAAGGTGCTGTTCTTGGTGGAAGGGTCTTTGGTGTTCAGTGGAGACCTCAAACTGGCAATTCATTTCCAAGCCAAAATGAAATG GGTCAGTTTCGTGGAAGACCTGAGATTGCTCCTGATCAGAGGGAGAAGTTTCTTCAGAAGCTCCAACAAGTACAACAGCAAGGTCATAGTAACCTTCTTGGTGCACCAATTCTTCCTGGTGCAAGTCACAAGCAATTTACCGCACAACAACAAAATTCACTCTTACAGCAG TTCAATTCTCAAAGTCCTCTTTCACCTCAAATGGGACTAGGACTAGGAGTTCAGTCATCAGGTCTCTCTACCGTTGTATCTTCTCCACAACAACAGCAATCGCCCATCCATCAACAATCAACCCAGCATCCTTTGATCTCAAGTGTATCAAAAGACGCAG TTGAGGAGCAGCAGCAGCTACAAAGCTTTCCTGATGACATGACCACAGAAAGTGGTTCAAGTTCTGCATTGAATAAGATTataaatgatgatgatttgAAAACACCATTTATG GCCACTGGATCTACCTCAATCATGGAAGGTAATCGATTACCTAGAGACACTGATCTCTCACCTGGCCAGCCTGTGCAACCTGGGCAGCCTTCAGCTAGTCTTGGTGTAATTGGTCGAAGAAGTGCTCCTGACCTTGGTGCAATTGGTGATAACCTTAGCGGATCAGTTGGAAATTTTGGAGGAATGCATGATCAGATTTATAACATGCAGATGCTTGAAGCTGCATATGGCAAACTGCCACAGCCGAGGGATTCAGAACGTGTAAAAAGCTACATACCA AAGCACCCTGCTGATACTCCTGCTAGCTATCCCCAAGTTCAGGCTCCAATTATGGACAATCCTGCTTTCTGGGAAAGATTGGGGGTTGAGCCATATGGCACAGATACTTTGTTCTTTGCATTTTATTATCAACAG AACACTTACCAGCAGTTTTTAGCCGCAAGAGAATTAAAAAGGCAATCATGGAGATTCCATAGGAAATATAACACTTGGTTTCAACGCCATGAGGAGCCAAAAGTTACAAATGATGAGTTTGAGAGAGGAACATATGTATACTTTGACTTCCATATTCCTGAAGATACGACAACACAAGGATG GTGTCAAAGAATCAAGACTGAGTTCACATTTGAGTACAATTACCTTGAAGACGAGCTTGTTGTTGTGTAG
- the LOC120267683 gene encoding LOW QUALITY PROTEIN: protein PNS1-like (The sequence of the model RefSeq protein was modified relative to this genomic sequence to represent the inferred CDS: deleted 1 base in 1 codon): MEKKEEQETIDNGGKISIQISSSHAETAMVTTKRSNSNLAKLIFSGHLLAVAIFITFLSFRGFLEAPGFRPTHWCIPLAASIAVSAFTAISLLFLSLHHPSIALKTSLWLSPLFTTFTGILLLATGTGIGLIFAAFTLTGALSLSLYSCSIATHLKHTNQILTISITTVPPSIKITKFILAGLFTGLIYTWFWSLGAGGISAKGSPFAGIYILVLFLSLAWTMNVIRNTMHVAISRIAYMQLMHGLDVDVTQAFTDAATRSLSTICLGSAMVPAIGTFRGMARAMAAIAGGSDEFLFSCTACYINLANLLVPSGNLWACVHVGIHGKGFVQASRDIWEMFIKQKMVPVIDQELTGTFCFLSGIAGGALSALIGGSLMLAVEKKYATEGIVCAFFVGYFIVRLGTAWAHACVLAYHVAFAENPGNPRLGLAMSECLKELETSPR, translated from the exons atggagaagaaggaagagcAAGAAACCATTGACAATGGAGGAAAGATCAGTATACAGATATCTTCATCTCAT GCTGAAACAGCAATGGTAACCACCAAACGATCAAATAGCAATCTAGCCAAGCTCATTTTCTCCGGTCATCTCCTCGCCGTCGCCATCTTCATAACCTTCCTTTCCTTTCGTGGCTTCCTCGAGGCCCCCGGCTTTCGACCGACACATTGGTGCATTCCCCTTGCCGCCTCCATCGCCGTCTCGGCCTTCACCGCTATCTCATTACTCTTCCTCTCCCTTCACCACCCTTCAATAGCTCTCAAAACCTCTCTTTGGCTCAGTCCCCTCTTCACCACCTTCACCGGAATCCTCCTCTTAGCCACCGGCACCGGCATAGGCCTCATCTTCGCAGCGTTCACCCTCACCGGAGCTCTATCCCTCTCCCTATACTCATGCTCCATCGCCACTCACCTCAAACACACTAATCAAATCCTTACCATCTCCATCACCACCGTCCCTCCATCCATCAAGATCACAAAGTTCATCCTCGCCGGACTCTTCACAGGGCTCATTTACACTTGGTTCTGGTCTCTCGGCGCCGGTGGCATCTCAGCCAAAGGCTCTCCTTTCGCCGGAATATACATCCTAGTCCTCTTCCTCAGCTTAGCATGGACCATGAACGTGATTAGAAACACCATGCACGTAGCCATATCCAGGATTGCATACATGCAACTCATGCATGGCTTGGACGTGGACGTGACCCAGGCTTTCACTGACGCCGCCACCCGGTCACTCTCCACAATCTGCTTAGGTTCAGCAATGGTTCCGGCGATCGGAACCTTCCGAGGAATGGCCAGAGCCATGGCGGCTATAGCCGGCGGCTCTGATGAGTTTCTTTTTTCATGCACAGCTTGTTACATCAATCTTGCTAATTTGTTAGTACCAAGTGGAAATTTGTGGGCTTGTGTTCATGTTGGAATTCATGGCAAAGGTTTTGTGCAAGCTTCCAGGGACATTTGGGAGATGTTCATCAAACAAAAGATGGTGCCGGTGATTGATCAGGAACTCACCGGAACG TTTTGCTTCCTCTCCGGCATTGCCGGTGGCGCATTGTCGGCGTTGATTGGGGGATCACTGATGCTTGCCGTTGAGAAGAAGTATGCCACTGAAGGCATTGTTTGCGCATTTTTCGTCGGCTATTTCATTGTAAGATTAGGGACTGCATGGGCTCATGCTTGTGTTTTGGCTTACCATGTTGCTTTTGCTGAGAATCCAGGTAATCCAAGGCTTGGTCTGGCAATGTCTGAATGTCTCAAGGAGTTGGAAACATCACCAAGATGA
- the LOC120266736 gene encoding CCR4-NOT transcription complex subunit 3 isoform X1 — protein sequence MGASRKLQGEIDRVLKKVQEGVDVFDSIWNKVYDTENANQKEKFEADLKKEIKKLQRYRDQIKTWIQSSEIKDKKVSASYEQALMDARKLIEKEMERFKVCEKETKTKAFSKEGLGQQPKTDPKEKAKSETRDWLNNVVGDLESQIDNFEAEVEGLSVKKGKTRPPRLTHLETSISRHKAHVMKLELILRLLDNDELSTDQVNDLKEFLEDYVERNQEDFHEFDDVDEFYSSLPLDKVEALEDLVTLGPSSLVKGVGAVSTSTAVGLKNSIATSSTQLPSSLSSASQQSTSSQDQGEETSSQDGTDIAPRTPPTKTGGAGSSISAVSPISVSGIPVGPNLTATATVSTRPSVSGLTAATILSAPVTVRAVTENPATNVPSSVAIANTGKEEDTINFPGRKPSPAIPEALPRGINRAVSSQPSINSAMSLGSAGGISSAGTVGLVPPAADVAKRNILSVDDRIASGGLSQSMGSPLNNRMMLPQVPKTSDGTASTDSNNVSEGAVLGGRVFGVQWRPQTGNSFPSQNEMGQFRGRPEIAPDQREKFLQKLQQVQQQGHSNLLGAPILPGASHKQFTAQQQNSLLQQFNSQSPLSPQMGLGLGVQSSGLSTVVSSPQQQQSPIHQQSTQHPLISSVSKDAVEEQQQLQSFPDDMTTESGSSSALNKIINDDDLKTPFMATGSTSIMEGNRLPRDTDLSPGQPVQPGQPSASLGVIGRRSAPDLGAIGDNLSGSVGNFGGMHDQIYNMQMLEAAYGKLPQPRDSERVKSYIPKHPADTPASYPQVQAPIMDNPAFWERLGVEPYGTDTLFFAFYYQQNTYQQFLAARELKRQSWRFHRKYNTWFQRHEEPKVTNDEFERGTYVYFDFHIPEDTTTQGWCQRIKTEFTFEYNYLEDELVVV from the exons ATGGGAGCCAGCCGAAAACTCCAGGGAGAGATTGATCGGGTACTCAAGAAGGTCCAGGAGGGCGTTGATGTCTTCGATAGTATCTGGAACAAG GTTTACGACACCGAGAACGCGAATCAGAAGGAGAAATTTGAGGCGGATCTGAAGAAGGAGATTAAGAAGCTCCAGAGATATCGAGaccagataaaaacatggatCCAGTCGAgcgagataaaagataaaaaa GTTAGTGCCTCTTATGAGCAGGCTCTCATGGATGCTCGCAAGCTTATTGAGAAAGAAATGGAAAGATTTAAAGTATGTGAGAAGGAGACTAAAACAAAAGCCTTTTCAAAAGAAGGCTTAGGCCAACAACCCAAAACT GATCCAAAAGAGAAGGCGAAATCGGAGACAAGGGATTGGTTGAATAATGTG GTTGGAGATCTGGAAAGTCAGATTGATAACTTTGAAGCAGAGGTTGAAGGGTTATCTGTGAAGAAAGGGAAGACAAGGCCACCTCGATTG ACTCACCTGGAGACATCTATTTCCCGTCATAAGGCACATGTAATGAAGCTGGAGTTGATTTTAAGACTACTAGATAATGATGAATTAAGTACTGACCAAGTTAATGATCTTAAAGAATTTCTGGAAGATTACGTTGAACGCAATCAG GAGGATTTTCATGAGTTTGATGACGTTGATGAGTTCTATAGCTCTTTGCCATTGGACAAGGTGGAAGCACTTGAGGATCTAGTGACACTCGGTCCATCTAGTCTTGTTAAG GGAGTTGGTGCTGTTTCCACTTCTACGGCAGTAGGTTTGAAGAACTCTATAGCAACATCATCAACTCAGTTACCT TCTTCTTTGTCATCAGCTTCTCAGCAGAGCACTTCTTCACAGGACCAAGGTGAAGAAACATCTTCTCAAGATGGTACTGACATTGCTCCCAGAACACCACCAACAAAAACTGGTGGTGCGGGATCTTCCATATCAGCAGTTTCGCCAATTTCTGTCTCTGGAATTCCAGTGGGACCTAACTTGACTGCAACTGCTACTGTCTCTACACGCCCATCAGTCAGTGGCCTAACAGCAGCAACAATTCTTTCTGCTCCAGTAACTGTTCGTGCTGTCACAGAGAATCCTGCCACCAATGTTCCTTCATCAGTTGCCATTGCTAATACAGGGAAGGAGGAGGATACCATAAATTTTCCTGGTCGTAAGCCATCTCCAGCCATCCCTGAGGCATTGCCGAGAGGCATCAACAGAGCTGTCTCCAGCCAACCTTCGATTAATTCTGCTATGAGTTTGGGTTCTGCTGGTGGTATCTCAAGTGCTGGGACTGTTGGTTTAGTTCCACCTGCAGCAGATGTTGCTAAGAGAAATATTTTAAGTGTTGATGACAGAATTGCAAGCGGTGGTCTTTCCCAGTCAATGGGTTCTCCTCTAAATAACAGAATGATGTTACCGCAGGTTCCCAAAACAAGTGATGGAACTGCTTCAACTGATTCTAATAATGTTAGTGAAGGTGCTGTTCTTGGTGGAAGGGTCTTTGGTGTTCAGTGGAGACCTCAAACTGGCAATTCATTTCCAAGCCAAAATGAAATG GGTCAGTTTCGTGGAAGACCTGAGATTGCTCCTGATCAGAGGGAGAAGTTTCTTCAGAAGCTCCAACAAGTACAACAGCAAGGTCATAGTAACCTTCTTGGTGCACCAATTCTTCCTGGTGCAAGTCACAAGCAATTTACCGCACAACAACAAAATTCACTCTTACAGCAG TTCAATTCTCAAAGTCCTCTTTCACCTCAAATGGGACTAGGACTAGGAGTTCAGTCATCAGGTCTCTCTACCGTTGTATCTTCTCCACAACAACAGCAATCGCCCATCCATCAACAATCAACCCAGCATCCTTTGATCTCAAGTGTATCAAAAGACGCAG TTGAGGAGCAGCAGCAGCTACAAAGCTTTCCTGATGACATGACCACAGAAAGTGGTTCAAGTTCTGCATTGAATAAGATTataaatgatgatgatttgAAAACACCATTTATG GCCACTGGATCTACCTCAATCATGGAAGGTAATCGATTACCTAGAGACACTGATCTCTCACCTGGCCAGCCTGTGCAACCTGGGCAGCCTTCAGCTAGTCTTGGTGTAATTGGTCGAAGAAGTGCTCCTGACCTTGGTGCAATTGGTGATAACCTTAGCGGATCAGTTGGAAATTTTGGAGGAATGCATGATCAGATTTATAACATGCAGATGCTTGAAGCTGCATATGGCAAACTGCCACAGCCGAGGGATTCAGAACGTGTAAAAAGCTACATACCA AAGCACCCTGCTGATACTCCTGCTAGCTATCCCCAAGTTCAGGCTCCAATTATGGACAATCCTGCTTTCTGGGAAAGATTGGGGGTTGAGCCATATGGCACAGATACTTTGTTCTTTGCATTTTATTATCAACAG AACACTTACCAGCAGTTTTTAGCCGCAAGAGAATTAAAAAGGCAATCATGGAGATTCCATAGGAAATATAACACTTGGTTTCAACGCCATGAGGAGCCAAAAGTTACAAATGATGAGTTTGAGAGAGGAACATATGTATACTTTGACTTCCATATTCCTGAAGATACGACAACACAAGGATG GTGTCAAAGAATCAAGACTGAGTTCACATTTGAGTACAATTACCTTGAAGACGAGCTTGTTGTTGTGTAG